The window ATTGTTTAATACACTGCAATAATGTATCCTTAATGTCAAAACTTCCTTCCTTTTTCATCTGTTGCAGAATCTTAATTGCTGACGACCTGAAATTACAAGTATGTCATATGGAAAACTGTGACTGGTAGTATAAAAAGAGAATTGTGTTTTGTTGAGATATGTATACCTTGGTATCTTCAGGACCTcatgaagaaattgaagagcaGTGAAAATTTCTTCTCTGTCTTGGCTCTGCAGGAGATGCGCAAAAGGAGCCACTCGAGTATGCTGATAGATATACTTCCTGTTAAGTCCATCAAACTGCATGCATTTTACTAAAATAGTAGCCAAGGAGATGAATTCCCCTGAGCTTCCACTCTTAGCAACATCAAGAAGTCCACAAAGAACCGAAGGTGAGCTGATTGCAGCCAAGTGCATTGTGTTTGTGGCATGATCAAAAGCAGTAACAAGAACTTTAATTATCATCAATGATGCAGCAGGCGGCGTCAAAAGAGGAGGTGAAGGTCTAAATGTGTAACaataagaagaaggagaagtggATGCAACAACATCTACAAGAGCTGGTAAAAGCTCAAGACTCTTTATTTCTGTTGGAGATGGCTTTATCAGGTAGATGAGAATAGCTGCTTCTTGTACATTTTGTTTCAAAGCATTTGCTAAGTGACTTAAATTTAAACCCTTCCTCTTGACCTCCTCAAGAGCTGTCCTATTTACTGATATGATCTTGGTAAGAGCGGTCATCGATGCCTTTAACACAGTTTTCTCCTCGGAACTAGAAATAGCCGTAAACAGCTGATCCAGAATGACATCTTTTAGCATGCTGTACTTGAATCCTTCTTTCCTGTTCAGCATTTGATAAATCATTGTAACCTCTGAGACATATTTCTCATCTGCATTCCCTAACACTTCCTTTATCAAGCTCTGAAGATTCTTCCATAAATCCATCGTCGGAGCTCTTCTAGAATGCGTCTCAAGTCCATTTTctcgttttttgttttgcaaatttCTCCTCATTCCTTCAAAAGTTATGGACCCTTTGTGTCCAAATACTGAAATTTCTTCCAACTCTAGTTGCCTCAGAGAAGAGTCATCTTCTAATTGGGTATTCCAAGTTGTCTTTGATTGTTGAGCCTGAATATCAATGATGGAACGGTTAAACTTACCGATCAAACTGTGGGATCTTTTTACTAATGTGTCCTCATTATATGCTTCCTTATGAGCTTGTTGTTGGGAAACACAGAAGATGTTAGCTAATGTGTCCTGATTCACAATACATATTTTTGGTAAGATGTTAATTTTTCATTCTCGGAAATTTGAAGCAATGAAAATGTTTGGTTAGAGAAATTTACCGCGCCAATGTCTTCTCTAGTAACGCATTTTGAACTTGATGTATCTAGGTGAGACTCGTTCAAGAAGTCATTAAGGGACCTGACTCTTGCACTTTTTCCAAGTTCTTGATTGTAATCTTCCTGCAAGTTCCAATCCAAACATGGAGAAACTTCGAAGTTGTTTGCAGTTTTTTCAGTCTTCCTTGAtgctttgattttgttgaagatgTCATTAAGTTCATCCTCTTGCAAATCATTACTGCTATGGAGGTGATTCTGGTACTGCAGTAACTTCTTCAAGATGGAGACCAAGAAGTGAAAGAAGGTAATTGTTACTCTTTTACCCAATTTTAATGATTAGATATCACTCAGAGTCTCCAAAAGCATGTCTTTGTCATTAGTAAACTTACCTCACAGGTTTCTGACAACTCTAGCTTCTCTGCAACTGAATGTGCATTAGCCGCAAATATTTCTTGCCTGTTCATGTGTAGAGGGTTAGGATATGAAGCAAATAGACATAAACACAAACAGAAGTAATCTATTTTGATGATAAGAATTGAATCCTTACCCATATTTCTTCAGCCTTGGAAGCGGTTTCTCTATACATTCACTTGGTGGCTGATGAGTCTCTCCATACGACATAACCTGGTAATAAGTTGCTCTGTATTTATACTTCCTTGCAATCTCTCTGATCTCTTCATCTGACTTGTACACACCAGGAGTGAAGAAGATGCTCTCGCAGAGTTCAGGGGCAATGCGGGTTCTTACAATCTCCGGCGAGACCAAAACCGACTGGAGAAAATGCAGTGTGGTCTGCAAGGAATCACCTTGGAGATAGCTAACAATGGAGAGGTAGAAGTAAGAGAAAGCAACCAAGACTGTGTTTGGAACACCTGAAGTTGTCGTCCCTTGTTCGTCAAGCAACGCAGGCATTTGAAGCATTCTCTCTGAGTTTCTCAAACGAGTCATCTTCTCTTCTGACCATTCGGGTTGTTGTATAGAAGCTTCGATGCTATCGATTCCCCTGTAGAGATTCGAGAGAGCAGAGTGTTCGGAAGAGAATTCAAACAGAGTATCCTCTTCTTCAATGCTCAGCCATGTGATGCATTTATGCTTAAGCGACATCCATGCTTCGAGGTCTGATATGAGGCGAAAGATGTAGTCGTTTATCGAAGCTACAATCGAATCAAGAGAAGAATTCTCATTACATGAGATAAAACTCGATTGGGAAGATGAAAGGTTAGCCATTGTCACATACTCTGTTGCACACAAGTTACGATGGTTTTATGGGATAAGATGAGAGAGGAAGCAAAGTTagagattaaagagagagagagagagagagagagagagagagagagagagagagtaagaacAATGTAGTCTCGTGAAGGAACAAGCCAAACtctagagaaaaaagaaaatgattggTCCTACTTTGTAATCTTTTGCTGTCAAAAGGACACTACAAACAAAAGTCAAGAGTGTTGCGTGTGTTTGAGGAAAACGCAAATGTAAAGATCCtaactttttttaatcatatgattcataataGTAATTTATAGTATTTCACTTCCCAGCCCTCGTCTCATATGTGTAAATTGACTTtttccaattaattaaattatcacGTTAAAGTAAGCCATATATATGAAAGGTTTCAGTGGTATATTATTTTACACATGTTGAAAAACAGCATTACGAATAAATTCGTATAAAGGAGGGCTACGATTTGTGTGAGTAGTGGAAGAGGACGGTTGATGAGAGTAATTAAGTTTAGATATCTCAGCTCAACCACGTTAATTATGAACATTAATGTCCATCAATGATTTACAACTTATACACTAGTTGGGTAGGACGTGGACTACTGATCAACTTTCACAACTTACACCGTAAACCGTAAGGTTTGGAACTTATGTTGGCTAGGTTTGTCATCAAAATTAAAGATGATTAGGTTATTTTGCTTTAAGGTTCTACGAAAANCACAAGTTACGATGGTTTTATGGGATAAGATGAGAGAGGAAGCAAAGTTagagattaaagagagagagagagagagagagagagagagagagagagagagagagagtaagaacAATGTAGTCTCGTGAAGGAACAAGCCAAACtctagagaaaaaagaaaatgattggTCCTACTTTGTAATCTTTTGCTGTCAAAAGGACACTACAAACAAAAGTCAAGAGTGTTGCGTGTGTTTGAGGAAAACGCAAATGTAAAGATCCtaactttttttaatcatatgattcataataGTAATTTATAGTATTTCACTTCCCAGCCCTCGTCTCATATGTGTAAATTGACTTtttccaattaattaaattatcacGTTAAAGTAAGCCATATATATGAAAGGTTTCAGTGGTATATTATTTTACACATGTTGAAAAACAGCATTACGAATAAATTCGTATAAAGGAGGGCTACGATTTGTGTGAGTAGTGGAAGAGGACGGTTGATGAGAGTAATTAAGTTTAGATATCTCAGCTCAACCACGTTAATTATGAACATTAATGTCCATCAATGATTTACAACTTATACACTAGTTGGGTAGGACGTGGACTACTGATCAACTTTCACAACTTACACCGTAAACCGTAAGGTTTGGAACTTATGTTGGCTAGGTTTGTCATCAAAATTAAAGATGATTAGGTTATTTTGCTTTAAGGTTCtacgaaaataataaaaaagattggaccccaagaaaaagaaggaagagtttGAGAATTTTCTGTCACGGAGAACCAAGAAATTATGAGctttggaaaatatataaaaaggacaaataaaattttaaaaaaggtcAAAGAGCTCTTTCTCTCCGCAATCCAACAAATTGGTTCTTAACTCTTATGTACTTTGTGTTGGTGTGAATTTGAAAGCTATATCTCATATACAAATGAGATTGGATCTTGTTTAAATTCGGGTTTGTTATGCTCGGTTGACATTCAGAATTGGTTAAGATTAGATTAATTAAAGGGGTATATTCAAATCatgattttagagaatttgatggaatttaggaaatttagaattttgatagattttagagaagttgatatgattttctgtaaaattctttcaaatcccacctaaaaccatgagatttagatttctgtatttttaactaaacaaatcctctcaaatcctccagaatcctaaaaatcattaaaatccaaattcacaaaattgctttgaataacagtggattttaaagtagatttttaaatcatcagttcaataacagtggattttaaagtagatttttaaattatcagttcaataacagtgaattttagtagactttttaaaatccatgattgaataacataggatttgtaaatttcacataaatcacttaaaatgtcaagttgaatacacccttTAAGTTTACATTGTTCAACTTCGAACACAATACCAATTAATATGTGAGagttacaatatatatgatcaattttttttttccaactatGATAATTGTTTTcgcatactgtatatatattctttgtaaaGTTATTAGTGGATCGTGATGTTCAATTGTTCGTGTACACACAATTGAAACAACTTAATCAATTCAATGTTCCAACAAATAGTTTCTTATTGAGACCGTCATTGGCTGATTGGTTGGTAGTgagtttttacaattttgcaataaatttaaatctaatgaTGGTTTATACTATATGGCAGCCGTAATATATTTACATACGTATTTATATACACCACATACTACAAAACCTAATTCTAACCTTAATCGAATGTTAAcccttttttttgggtgtaaatGTTAAGAATTGCATTTTAGCtttaaattgtttattatttaaatagtaTTTCTTTGTTATTAATAAGTagtatttctttgttatttttttcataacaacatattgtaaaaaactgctttaaaaaaacattatatataaataatgtaGGAATTTCAATGacatttagttttttaaaaaacgtatGAGAAATGctttaaacctttttttaaaagacaaacGCGTCCCTCATTACccttataataattattattttttaaaaaagcaaaaagctAAACAAACCAAATTATACAAATCCTTCTATAACCCCAAAAATaacagaaaagagagaaaaaaaaaacaaaaaacaaaactcactcTGTGTCAATTCAAACAAATAACTCAGTCACTAGTATTAATATTATCGTGTTGATCAGTTGTTTGTTATTAATCAAGGGTTAAGAGacagaaatcacatatcaagAAAGCATGACGGTACCCTTTGCTTTACATTTATTAAGAAATGTAGATCTTTTATAGAATGAAGTCCTCCCCCGAGATTATGTTACAAATGGATACATTAAAGCTGTAAAACACTCTACTATAATATTGGATCTTCTTAGTGGTGATGTGCCGTCAAAGGAATATGTTATTTCTCGCATCAAAACAGCTATTGCTAGCATTTCTTTTCCTAAAAAGgattttttgatttcttatgtCCAAATTGGTTCTTAACTCTTATGTCCTTTGTATTGGTGTGAATTGTGATTGATGAAAGCTATATCCCATATACATATATGGGATTGAATCTTGTTTAAATTCAGGTTTTTTTATGTTCAGTTGACATTCAGAATTGGTTAAGATTCGATTAACTAAGTTTACATTGTTCAACTTCGAACGCAATACCAATTAATATGTGAGAGTTAGAATATAaatgatcaattttttttttttcaattatgatCATtgtttttgcatatatatatatatatatatatatatatatatatatatatatattcttggtAAAGTTATTAGTGGATCATGATGTTCAATTGTTCATgtacacacaacaacaaaatatgtagaaacaacttaattatttatttattattttttttgggtgcaaaGTAGCAACAACTTAATCAATACACTGTTCCAACAAATAGTCTCTTATTGAAATGTGTTATTCGCTTATTGGGCTTTAGCCATTCTCATGTGACCAATTTTGAGGTAAACTCAAACCAATTTGCCACTGACTATGCCTTTAAAGTTtgaacctttcttttttttaaaaaaaaaagcaaacaacaaacaaaccaaattttaCAAATCCTTCTATAACcccaaaaggaagaagagaagagagaaaaagcaaaaagacaaaactcacTCTCTGCGTCGATTCAAACACAGAACTCAGTGACTATAATTAACAATGTATCAAGATCGACAAGGCGTtgtaggaggaggaggcggcggTGGCGGATCTGCGCCACACGGAATCATACTCGTCGTCGTCGTTGCATTGGTTGTACTCGTTCCGTTCTTCATCGGAGACGGTGGTGAAGCCATTACAGATGCGATCGCAGAGCTTCTAAGTCCGGTGGGACTTCTCTTGCTTCCCATCGTCCTCCTCCTCGTCATCCAGTTTCTCTCGTCGGAACGTGGTTCTTTCGTCTCGGCCATTTTCTCCACCGGAGAACCCGAGTCGATTCACCGTGTTAGTGGTTCTCCCGTCGGTGTCGCTCTGTTCCTCGTACTCATCTTGTTCTTACTCTACAACCGCTTCTCCATCTTCGGCGGAAACGATGACTCCGATGACTGATGCGACGTCGTTTTTTCAGAtctagttgtttttttttttttctttattcgctttttttttttaatgtttttggttGTATTTTGTCTGACGGTTGAAGTCAAAAAAACTATACAGCCACAGTTTCCATGTAATGTAGGTCTATGCACGTGAGAGTCACGTGAcattgctgatgatgatgagtagtAGTGCACTGAGAGAGaggtttgtaatttttgtattcttttacGTATAAATTGCCAACATACGTGACATATAGTGTGGTTATgttgttattattaatcaatcCCGAAACTTCAAAACAACAAGTACGCCAATTTATGCGTTTAAACGTAATAATCTCATattgacaagttttttttttagcgtGTGTGGTAGGGAAATTTGATAACAAAATACAAATTGACAAGTTTTTATTGCAGTAACAAAATTGTGAGATATGTGTGTATGAATATGACGACTGAGGAGTATTATTTTTTGATTGGGGAGGGGACAAATTGGAGTTTCGGACTCGGTCGCCACATGACGACCACGTGAGAGACCtgagagaataatttttttgagacATTTTTCTGATTTCTCATTTGCAATTCCTATAGAATAATATTTTCGTTTCCCTTTTTATTCGTACTCTTCATGTTACcactataaatagaaaaaacaaatttctttcatttttatatatataatctaaaagtacaaatataatatCGAAATTCAAAATCAGAGTATCCTGATAGTGAAAAATAGAATCTTTAAATAATAATTCGATTTTCACTATCAAGCCTCAAAATCAGATAACCCACATTGTGTTACCCTTTTCTGTATATAATACGTAcatcaaattatcaaaacacacacaagtgCTTCATCATCTAAGTTTCTCAACACTATCTACATGAAGAGGAAGACCTTTCTCAAAACTATTCTTTCAAGAGTTTCCTTATTTTGCTTACATCATCACTCAGCTTTCAGTTGCAGAATCTCCTTCGCTGTCCTATCCCGGAAATATGGCATTTGTTCCTGTTCAAATCACACCAACACTTTCTATTTTAAGCACTCTTTAAGTCTTTCAATATGACACTCATGACCTACTATACTATTAGTCGATGGCAGTTTTAGTAACTTTCTGCGATTTTACCTGAGTGAAACAAAGATCCAGACCTCTGCTGTAGAAGTCTATGTATTTCAGCATAAATATTCCACAATCGTATCTACAAAAAAATGCAGAGTCAAAGTTAACGAATGTACTACTATATGGATGTATGAGCTACAAGTAGCTGACATCTTTATTAGGAAGGCATTACCCATTTCTCTGCATTGGAAGGTCCTGGACAAATTCTTGTCTCCATCCACTTACATCAAGGTCTACTTTACTCTTGTCATTAACTTCATCCACAAAATATCTAGCCTGACAAGTGAAAAACTACAGTATCAGGATATATATgttacaacacaaaaaaaaaataatggtttCCTTACTCTATAACATTACCAGTGCATCGAGTATTTTAGGTTCCCTTCCTTTGAATGAGTCGAGATACTGGAGTTTCCGGTCCTTTATATTTATTACAGCCAAAGTCCAGTGGATGTTCTTATGGATAGGGATAAATATCTGACAACAAACAAGGTCTTTTAGACAGATGGTATAATTCAAAAAGAGTTTCAatgtctaaaaaaaaaggagtgtAATATAGAGAGTGATAGCAGGAGAAGCACACAACAAGTTTACCTTGTCACAGTCTTTGAGATAGTAGCCCAACCTCTTCACTGAAGTCCATCTCCTGACTGCGCCGTAGTTGTATCCAGTCCTCGAATTAACTAACTGAGGTGTGATTTAAGGTTATATCTTCTTGTCAAAATTCATGAGCATATATAGGGGCTAAAATCTCAAATTCATATAGAAGAAATGGGTATAACCTTAGTGAAGAAAAATGTATTGAAAAAATGAcattttagaaacttctttGGTTCTCTAGCTTCCCTTTCTTTCAGCAATACCATATAAAGATTAATGACCTACACAGAACAAAGTCCAAAGATTTTACCAAATCACAGAGGTTCTAATCGgacataatatattaaatccAATCTCTAAGAAGAAATCACGTGAGATTTATATGCGTTGACTAACCTCATCATTCAACCATTCACCTGGTTTAAGACACCTCAGGATTTTCCCTGTAATGTCAATATTCGAGTTCTCATGTGCAACCAAGATGGTCCTGCAGTGAGAGACGTTCATAGCATTACATAGCAAAAAACAAATGTGTATTCTCAGAGTAAGTAAATAAGagacaaaaaatgaaaaccataCGGGTCACTAGCCGAGAATGCACGCTTGACCATTGTTTCCTCCTCTCTAGAAAGAGGCAGAAATGCTTCACGTCGTACATCCTGTAAACCAATTAAGGTACAATGAAGCATAAAAGCTTAAACTTTAGCCACAACTATaaagataaaatgaaaatagcCAAACCTCTACTGGTTCTTCATTTTGTTtccaaaacgaaaaagaaaaagaaaacaagcttCGCAGTAAAGCACGGCCTCTCTCTTTCACAACATCACCAAAGCCTTTGTCTTTCAGTTTAGAAGTCCGGTTCTCAGCACTCTTGACAACCTTTGTGTATGCTTCATAACTCGTAACATCAGTCACAGGGTGATTCAAAACAAATGAACTATTAGCTTGAGAACCATCATCCACCATCAAGCTCCCATTTTTCAGATTAACAACCTCAGAAAATAATCTATTCCCCATCTCTGCCTTCTCTTCCACCTCCATAGCCACGTTTTCCACACTCTCCATACTAGTATCAGTAGATATCATTTCCACATCTTTACACTCATCGTCAGCATCAGTCACTTCTCTATCCGTTCTATAAGGCAAAGGCAAATCAATTGCATTTCTTTTAAACAAGTCATAGTTCCTTGTGAGAAAAGAAGCTCCAAACCCATTACCAGAAACCTGCCGTGTGCTAAGATCCCGACCTACCCCTCTTGTCATAGAAGAGAGGCCGCTCTTCAGAATCCGCGAAGGCCCATGAACTTGTCTCCGCAACGGAGATTTCACTTCTGGGTAACGGTAATTTCCAGGAGCCATGACTCTTGATGAACGTAATAAGCTGAAGAAACTGAAGTTTTCACAAGGGTTTAAACCACCGCTGCGTTTGTGGTTACTCATTACTGCTCTGAAATAGAAGTAACCATAACCCTACACACTAATTTAAAACCAATCCCACAAAACTGAAAGgtcgaaaacaaaaaaaaatcccaaatttagGGTTCAAACTCCTAGATTGATTTCGATAAAAATAACTCGGGAGCAAgcaaagtttgaatttttcatTAAACACACTGGCGTTTCCGAACTCGCGACGCTCCCGATGACGACCCGGATAACATAGGGTAGACCCGGGAGGTTTTATTTAGGTCAAACTCAAATTAGTTGACTTTTTCTGAAACCCCTCTAGATGAAAGGGAGGTGTCTGGGTCTTGTTCCTCCGATTCGGCTAAacctatgttttgttttgttttatttcatctCGTTAAACCCTCTCTACTCTCTTCTCCTGAAAGCTGGACTCTCTTTTTCACTTCAGAGTTTCgttatatatagaaagatttgatttttatttttattttaattggtaTCTTCTTCGATCGTGTTGGATTTTGAGATTAGTCGGCGGTTTATAACTCGGAAGTCAGGAAGATGCGCATGCGGATGCGGATGCGGATGCTACTAAGACCAGGTAATATATGCTTTTGTGCATTTCAGTACCTGAGCTGAATTCTTGTGGCTTCTTTATAGTACTGTCGCTTCCAAACTGATGAATCTCATATGAGACTGTTCCTGATTTGTGTTatgtttgtctctctctctcgtgttCACCCTGCAGGTATTATATTTCACACCGATACAAAATCCTCTCGTGTTGTTGTCACAGTTTGTAAGCAATTATCATCTTTGTCTGATAATGGCGAAAATCATGAGAAACCATATACATTTGAGGGTAATAGGCAAACTGTTGATGATATTTGCAATGTTTTGGAGACTGGTCCATGGGGACCTTCAGCTGAGAATGCTCTATCTGCTCTAAGCTTTAAACCACAACCAGAATTTGTCATTGGGGTTTTACGGAGGCTGAAAGATGTTAACCGGGCGATTGAGTATTTCCGTTGGTATGAGAGGAGAACCGAGCTGCCTCATTGTCCTGAATCATACAACTCCTTGCTTTTGTTGATGGCTCGTTGCAGAAATTTTGATGCTTTGGAACAGATTCTTGGAGAAATGAGTGTTGCAGGATTTGGTCCTTCTGTTAATACTTGTATTGAGATGGTTTTGAGCTGTGTTAAGGTGAATAAGCTTAGGGAAGGTTTTGATGTTGTGCAGATGATGAGGAAGTTCAAGTTTCGACCTGCTTTTTCAGCTTACACAACTCTTATCGGTGCTTTTTCAGCTATTAATCATTCTGATATGATGTTGACTCTCTTTCAGCAGATGCAGGAGTTAGGGTATGAACCAACTGTTCATCTGTTTACGACATTGATTCGGGGATTTGCCAAAGAGGGTCGAGTTGATTCTGCTCTATCTTTGCTTGATGAGATGAAGAGCAGCTCTCTTGATGCCGACATTGTTCTTTATAATGTATGCATAGATAGCTTTGGTAAAGTGGGCAAGGTTGATATGGCATGGAAATTTTTTCACGAGATAGAAGCGAATGGTTTAAAGCCTGATGAAGTCACTTATACTAGCATGATAGGAGTTCTGTGCAAGGCAAACAGATTGGATGAAGCTGTGGAGATGTTTGAGCATTTAGAGAAGAATAGACGGGTCCCTTGCACTTATGCTTACAACACGATGATTATGGGTTATGGTTCGGCTGGAAAATTTGATGAAGCATACAGTCTCCTAGAGAGACAAAGGGCAAAGGGCTCTATACCGAGTGTGATCGCATATAATTGCATTCTTACATGCTTAAGAAAGATGGGAAAAGTGGACGAAGCTTTGAGAATGTTTGAGGAGATGAAAAAAGATGCTGCTCCAAATCTTTCAACCTATAATATTCTCATTGACATGCTGTGTAGAGCTGGTAAACTTGACTATGCTTTTAAGCTACGTGATTCTATGCAGAAGGCTGGTCTGTTTCCTAATGTTAGGACAGTGAACATAATGGTTGATCGGCTCTGTAAATCCCAAAAGCTTGATGAAGCATGTTCTATATTTGAGGAGATGGACTATAAGTTTTGTACCCCAGATGAGATTACATTTTGTTCCCTCATAGATGGCTTAGGGAAGGTCGGAAGAGTTGATGACGCTTACAAAATCTATGAGAAGATGCTGGATTCTGATTGTCGTACTAACTCTATTGTTTACACATCCCTGATAAGGAACTTCTTCAACCACGGTAGAAAAGAAGATGGACACAAGATATACAAGGAGATGATTAATCAAAATTGTTCTCCTGACTTGCAGCTTCTTAATACGTACATGGACTGCATGTTCAAAGCTGGAGAACCAGAAAAGGGAAGGGCGATGTTTGAAGAAATAAAAGCCCATCGGTTTGTCCCAGATGCTCGAAGCTACTCGATTTTAATTCATGGACTAATAAAAGCAGGGTTTGCAAATGAAACGTATGAGTTGTTTTATTCCATGAAAGAGCAAGGCTGTGTCTTGGACACACGTGCTTACAATATTGTCATTGACGGTTTCTGCAAGTGCGGAAAAGTTAACAAAGCTTATCAGCTGCTGGAGGAAATGAAGACGAAAGGTTTTGAGCCAACTGTCGTTACGTATGGTTCGGTCATTGACGGGCTTGCAAAAATTGATCGGCTTGATGAAGCTTATATGCTCTTTGAGGAAGCAAAATCAAAGAGAATAGAGCTAAACGTGGTAATTTACAGTAGTCTTATTGATGGGTTTGGGAAAGTTGGTAGGATAGATGAAGCTTACCTTATCCTGGAAGAGCTTATGCAGAAAGGATTAACACCTAATGTCTACACATGGAACTCATTGCTTGATGCATTGGTCAAGGCTGAGGAAATCAATGAAGCCCTTGTCTGTTTTCAGTCGATGAAAGAATTGAAATGCACGCCAAACCAAGTTACTTATGGTATCCTAATTAATGGTCTTTGTAAGGTCAGGAAGTTCAATAAAGCCTTTGTCTATTGGCAAGAGATGCAGAAACAGGGAATGAAACCTAGCACTATTTCTTACACCACCATGATATCGGGACTTGCAAAGGCTGGGAATATTGCAGAGGCTGGGGCTCTCTTTGATCGGTTTAAGGCTAATGGTGGTGTTCCAGACTCTGCTTGTTATAATGCCATGATAGAAGGTCTAAGTAACGGGAACAGGGCAATGgaagctttttctctctttgaggAAACACGTCGAAAAGGATTACACATCCATACTAAAACCTGTGTTGTTCTTTTGGATACTTTGCATAAAAATGATTGTCTTGAGCAAGCAGCTATTGTTGGCGCTGTTTTGAGGGAAACAGGAAAGGCACGGCATGCTGCACGATCTTGGTAGACAGTTATCGGTAATCTCGTTTTTTGCACAGGAAAACCAACAAAAGACGTTTTGGATTATGTCTGATTCAAGTGAGCATTCTGAATCACAAGAACCCCAAGTGTCTGGCGGGGACAATGATTGTTTAATATCTGTCAGTGTTCACAGATCAAGAAAGATGGGTGTCGTCACTTGAAACATGCTTATATCAATTAACCCCAGATAATTACTTCGGTTCCCTTCTTCgtttgattcagttcttgaGAACCACCAAGATCTTCATGGTATC is drawn from Camelina sativa cultivar DH55 chromosome 1, Cs, whole genome shotgun sequence and contains these coding sequences:
- the LOC104728420 gene encoding putative E3 ubiquitin-protein ligase LIN-1 isoform X2, yielding MANLSSSQSSFISCNENSSLDSIVASINDYIFRLISDLEAWMSLKHKCITWLSIEEEDTLFEFSSEHSALSNLYRGIDSIEASIQQPEWSEEKMTRLRNSERMLQMPALLDEQGTTTSGVPNTVLVAFSYFYLSIVSYLQGDSLQTTLHFLQSVLVSPEIVRTRIAPELCESIFFTPGVYKSDEEIREIARKYKYRATYYQVMSYGETHQPPSECIEKPLPRLKKYGQEIFAANAHSVAEKLELSETCELLQYQNHLHSSNDLQEDELNDIFNKIKASRKTEKTANNFEVSPCLDWNLQEDYNQELGKSARVRSLNDFLNESHLDTSSSKCVTREDIGADTLANIFCVSQQQAHKEAYNEDTLVKRSHSLIGKFNRSIIDIQAQQSKTTWNTQLEDDSSLRQLELEEISVFGHKGSITFEGMRRNLQNKKRENGLETHSRRAPTMDLWKNLQSLIKEVLGNADEKYVSEVTMIYQMLNRKEGFKYSMLKDVILDQLFTAISSSEEKTVLKASMTALTKIISVNRTALEEVKRKGLNLSHLANALKQNVQEAAILIYLIKPSPTEIKSLELLPALVDVVASTSPSSYCYTFRPSPPLLTPPAASLMIIKVLVTAFDHATNTMHLAAISSPSVLCGLLDVAKSGSSGEFISLATILVKCMQFDGLNRKYIYQHTRVAPFAHLLQSQDREEIFTALQFLHEVLKIPRSSAIKILQQMKKEGSFDIKDTLLQCIKQLQGDHKLFAADILLQLNALDSTPENKKYSNEATRALLDAVTYSEVPNMQLLSTFILSNIGGTYSWTGEPYTAAWLMKRGGLTSMSHMNMIRNINWSDDCLQDPGIDGWCCKISRRIVDTGKATFCGLQEGLKSKNRSVSKACLIAIAWLSIEISKGPNSLKYSACEVLLDEISQFLHPGLELEERLLACICIYNFSSGKGIHKLVNFSEGVRESLRRLSHVTWMADELHKATYYLFRKSDQRISCVHTQTIEMHQSGSGAVTALIYHKGLLFSGYSDGSIRVWNVNKKVATVLWDIKEHKSTVTCFSLSESGESILSGSADKTIRVWQIVKGKLDCAEVIKTKDSIRRLEAYGNMIFVITKGHKIKLLDTSRISQSIFKGKGVKSMVASQGKIYIGCIDTSIQELILTNKREKEIKAPTRSWRIQNKPINSVVVYKDMLYSSSTHVEMSNIKDLRRNYDPQMSIPAEKGSNIVAMGVVEDFIYLNRSSSANTLQIWLRRTQQKVGRLSAGSKITSLLTANDIVFCGTEAGFIKGWIPL